A stretch of the Bacillus sp. FJAT-18017 genome encodes the following:
- a CDS encoding NADH-dependent flavin oxidoreductase yields MKEEYKAMLEEIALPSGVKLKNRILMAPMTNWSSGADGMVTDDELAYYRERSGGVGAVITACANVTRDGQGFKDQISAYSDEQISSLRRLAETIKGEGAKAILQIFHAGRMSPPELLEDGQPVSASAVAAARPGAKTPRELTGEEVKSIINAFGEATRRAIEAGFDGVEIHGANTYLIQQFFSPHSNRREDEWGGSLEKRMAFPLAVIDSVKQTAKKYAIDPFIVGYRLSPEEIEQPGITMEDTLTLADVLSEQGLDYLHVSTQDFWKGSLRDKSDSRSRVVLIHDRVGDKIPVIGVGSLYSPDDVKKAMAGGVPLIALGRELIVEPKWVEKVKSGHEEEIRVTLTRNDQEKLVVPNPLWQAIVNTPGWFPLKD; encoded by the coding sequence ATGAAAGAGGAATATAAAGCAATGTTAGAAGAAATAGCGCTGCCATCAGGTGTAAAGCTAAAGAATAGGATTTTAATGGCGCCTATGACAAATTGGTCTTCTGGTGCAGATGGTATGGTTACTGATGATGAATTGGCTTATTATCGGGAGCGGTCTGGCGGAGTAGGTGCTGTTATTACAGCTTGCGCAAATGTTACCAGGGATGGCCAGGGATTCAAGGACCAGATAAGTGCTTATTCAGATGAACAGATTTCTAGCTTGAGGAGGCTTGCGGAAACTATTAAAGGAGAAGGTGCAAAAGCGATTTTGCAAATTTTTCATGCCGGAAGGATGTCACCTCCAGAATTGCTTGAGGACGGCCAGCCGGTTAGTGCGAGTGCTGTCGCAGCGGCGCGCCCTGGTGCGAAGACTCCCCGCGAACTAACAGGGGAAGAGGTCAAGTCCATCATTAACGCCTTTGGGGAGGCGACTAGAAGGGCAATTGAGGCAGGTTTTGACGGAGTTGAAATACATGGTGCCAATACGTATCTTATCCAGCAGTTTTTCTCTCCTCATTCCAACCGCCGTGAAGACGAGTGGGGAGGATCCCTGGAGAAGCGGATGGCATTTCCGTTAGCGGTAATTGACTCAGTAAAGCAAACTGCAAAAAAATATGCCATAGACCCGTTTATTGTTGGCTACAGGCTCTCCCCCGAAGAAATCGAGCAACCAGGAATTACAATGGAAGATACTTTAACGTTGGCTGATGTTTTATCGGAACAGGGCTTGGATTACCTCCACGTTTCGACTCAAGATTTTTGGAAAGGTTCGCTGAGGGACAAGTCAGATTCCCGTTCCCGGGTTGTCCTCATACATGACCGCGTAGGAGATAAGATTCCGGTCATTGGAGTAGGGTCGCTTTATTCTCCCGATGACGTTAAGAAGGCAATGGCTGGCGGAGTTCCATTGATCGCACTTGGCCGTGAATTGATTGTTGAACCCAAATGGGTGGAGAAGGTAAAATCAGGTCACGAAGAAGAGATTCGTGTAACACTTACAAGAAATGACCAGGAAAAACTTGTAGTCCCAAATCCGTTATGGCAGGCAATTGTCAACACACCCGGCTGGTTTCCTCTAAAGGATTGA
- the yunB gene encoding sporulation protein YunB, giving the protein MRRRGPLPLRYVVLITFTTFVLVTFQSLSLINKHIEPSLIKIAETKAREIASQAVNNAISQNVSENIEIDQLIIVHNNGNEIGYSFNPRVYNHVISEATTRVQNYLNLLESGDIAELEAAFQEADISESNGKDGIIYEIPLGMATNNTLFSNLGPKVPVRFEILGDVTANIETKYSEIGINNTFLELYVKTEVQMSVIIPLIEREVKVTNSVKIGDLFLQGKVPQYYNGSDKGGNDVNPIVIPD; this is encoded by the coding sequence ATGAGGAGGCGGGGTCCGCTGCCCCTTCGATATGTAGTGCTCATTACGTTTACTACCTTTGTACTCGTTACTTTTCAAAGCTTAAGTTTAATCAATAAACACATTGAGCCCAGCCTTATAAAAATTGCTGAAACAAAAGCAAGGGAAATCGCATCCCAGGCAGTAAACAATGCAATTTCCCAAAATGTATCTGAGAATATCGAGATTGACCAATTAATCATAGTTCATAATAATGGAAATGAAATTGGCTACAGCTTTAATCCGAGAGTTTACAACCATGTCATTTCCGAAGCAACAACCCGGGTCCAGAACTATCTTAATTTACTGGAATCAGGAGATATTGCCGAGCTTGAAGCGGCTTTTCAGGAAGCAGATATATCTGAATCAAATGGAAAAGATGGGATTATTTATGAAATACCTTTAGGAATGGCAACTAACAATACCCTCTTTTCAAACTTAGGTCCAAAGGTGCCGGTCCGTTTTGAAATTCTCGGCGATGTAACAGCAAATATTGAAACGAAGTATTCAGAAATAGGCATCAATAATACGTTTCTTGAGTTATATGTGAAGACAGAGGTACAAATGAGTGTCATAATTCCGCTCATTGAAAGAGAGGTTAAGGTAACCAACTCCGTTAAGATAGGTGATTTATTTTTGCAAGGAAAGGTTCCTCAATATTATAACGGCAGCGACAAGGGCGGCAATGATGTCAATCCAATTGTGATTCCTGACTAA
- a CDS encoding sigma-54 interaction domain-containing protein — protein MSIRIDDIPADWLEEIINLSAERIVVTDRDGIIIFINDAYCEFLGTTVEKAIKRPVTEVIENTRMHIVSATGQAEIAAVHKIKGTEMIANRFPLIVDGQLVGAVGTVMFRNPEELHTYKTKIQHLVDELKYYKKKVEKELTSKYEFSDLIGTSPSFMEVKKLAWRISASNSAVLLLGESGTGKELFAHSIHDNSMRSAFSFVPINCASIPEHLLESELFGYADGAFTGAKKGGKKGLFQLANKGTIFLDEIGDMPLAMQSKLLRVLQEQEIQPVGSQKTIPVDVRIITATHRDLEKMVEEGKFRQDLYYRLNVIKIEIPPLRKRKEDIKVLSEGLVNKLEKKFHRKGILISPEVLRILEQHSWPGNIRELENVLERSINVLDGNVIEPVHLPLYLRDQEFVTPDLIPVSPEPKAGPVKPLKETIAEAEKQAILSALALTDGNRVEAAKLLNIGKTRFYEKCKQYSIN, from the coding sequence TTGAGTATACGGATAGATGATATTCCTGCGGATTGGCTGGAGGAAATTATCAACCTTTCAGCAGAGAGAATCGTCGTAACGGATCGTGATGGAATCATTATTTTTATTAATGACGCCTATTGTGAGTTTCTGGGGACCACTGTTGAAAAGGCAATTAAACGTCCTGTCACAGAAGTTATTGAAAATACAAGAATGCATATTGTTTCAGCAACAGGGCAGGCAGAAATTGCGGCGGTCCATAAAATAAAGGGGACCGAGATGATTGCAAACCGATTCCCTCTAATTGTGGATGGTCAATTGGTCGGGGCAGTGGGGACAGTTATGTTCCGAAATCCAGAGGAACTCCATACCTATAAAACAAAGATACAACATCTTGTGGATGAATTAAAATATTATAAAAAGAAAGTCGAGAAGGAATTGACCAGCAAGTATGAATTTAGTGACCTCATTGGGACAAGCCCGTCCTTTATGGAGGTGAAAAAACTTGCCTGGAGGATTTCCGCCAGCAACTCCGCAGTTCTCCTATTAGGAGAATCGGGTACAGGTAAAGAGCTGTTTGCGCATTCCATCCATGATAACAGCATGAGATCTGCTTTTTCGTTTGTACCAATTAACTGCGCGAGCATTCCTGAGCATCTTCTTGAATCGGAATTATTTGGCTATGCGGATGGCGCATTTACTGGCGCCAAAAAGGGTGGCAAGAAAGGTCTTTTCCAGCTTGCCAACAAAGGGACGATATTTTTGGATGAAATTGGTGACATGCCGCTTGCCATGCAGAGTAAACTGCTCCGTGTCCTGCAAGAACAGGAAATCCAGCCTGTAGGCAGTCAAAAGACAATTCCCGTCGATGTGAGGATAATAACCGCGACTCATCGCGACCTTGAAAAAATGGTCGAGGAAGGGAAGTTTCGCCAGGATCTCTACTATCGTTTAAATGTTATTAAAATAGAGATTCCTCCGTTACGGAAACGAAAAGAAGATATTAAAGTTCTCTCTGAGGGGCTTGTTAACAAGCTGGAAAAGAAATTCCATCGGAAGGGAATCTTAATTTCTCCTGAAGTACTTCGCATACTCGAGCAGCATTCCTGGCCGGGAAATATTCGTGAGCTTGAGAATGTATTGGAACGATCCATTAATGTACTTGACGGTAATGTGATTGAGCCTGTCCACCTTCCACTATATTTAAGGGACCAGGAATTTGTAACCCCGGATTTAATTCCTGTTTCGCCTGAACCAAAGGCCGGACCTGTAAAGCCCCTTAAAGAAACGATAGCGGAGGCGGAAAAACAGGCCATTCTATCAGCGCTTGCGCTAACAGACGGAAATCGGGTCGAGGCGGCGAAGCTCCTTAATATAGGCAAGACGAGGTTTTATGAAAAGTGCAAGCAATATTCAATAAACTAA
- a CDS encoding 3-hydroxybutyrate dehydrogenase gives MKQLEGKVAFITGSASGIGLEIATTFAKEGAKVVISDLNVEKSEQVVAQLREEGYEALSAPCDVTNEEAYKNALNSAIEEFGRIDVLVNNAGLQYVSPIEEFPTDRFEFLVKVMLTAPFIGIKTVFPVMKKQKFGRIINMASINGVIGFAGKAAYNSAKHGVIGLTKVAALEGAADGITVNSLCPGYVDTPLVRGQLNDLAKTRNVPLESVLEEVIYPLVPQKRLLDVSEIADYAVFLASEKGRGITGQAVILDGGYTAQ, from the coding sequence ATGAAACAATTGGAAGGAAAAGTAGCATTTATAACAGGTTCTGCCAGTGGGATTGGACTTGAAATTGCAACCACTTTCGCAAAAGAAGGAGCAAAGGTTGTCATTTCGGACTTGAACGTGGAAAAAAGCGAACAGGTTGTTGCACAGCTAAGAGAGGAAGGATATGAAGCACTTTCTGCTCCATGTGATGTAACAAATGAGGAAGCGTATAAGAATGCTCTTAATTCGGCGATTGAGGAATTTGGAAGAATTGATGTGCTTGTAAACAATGCAGGTCTTCAATATGTATCACCAATTGAAGAATTCCCAACTGACAGGTTTGAATTTCTCGTTAAAGTAATGCTTACTGCTCCATTCATTGGCATCAAGACTGTATTCCCAGTGATGAAGAAGCAAAAATTTGGCCGGATTATCAATATGGCTTCAATTAATGGAGTAATTGGTTTTGCTGGAAAAGCCGCTTATAACAGTGCAAAGCATGGCGTTATCGGTTTGACCAAAGTAGCTGCCCTTGAAGGCGCTGCAGATGGAATCACTGTTAACTCCCTTTGCCCAGGATATGTTGACACTCCGCTTGTGCGCGGCCAATTGAACGATCTTGCAAAAACAAGAAATGTACCTCTTGAAAGTGTCCTTGAGGAAGTTATTTACCCGCTAGTACCTCAAAAGAGGCTGCTCGATGTATCTGAGATTGCTGATTATGCAGTCTTCCTTGCAAGTGAAAAGGGCCGAGGCATTACTGGCCAGGCTGTCATTCTTGATGGCGGCTATACCGCACAATAA
- a CDS encoding GntP family permease has product MDLIIILFSLSLLMFMAYRGFSVILFAPIAALLAVVLIEPANVLPFFSGVFMEKMVGFIKNYFAVFLLGAIFGKVVEMSGIAESIAKTIVSWLGAKRAILTIVLLGAILTYSGVSLFVAVFAIYPFAAQIFKQADIPKRLIPGTIALGAFTFTMDAFPGTPQIQNVIPTTFFGTDIYAAPTLGIIGGLVVLASGLFYLEWRRKTAQAAGEGYFGFGKENAAAAEAAKKEEPVAEMNLEQSRSRQILAFVPLILVAVANKVFITYIPKWYPNGFDFSAIGLDAYKVDVAATMSIWSIMMALSIGIIASLAYNFKKVKFGFKEGLNAAIAGSLLAVMNTGAEYGFGGVIAILPGFAQISDAIGSTFTNPLVNGAVTTTVLAGVTGSASGGMSIALGAMADTYNAAIAAANISPEVMHRVVAMASGGMDTLPHNGAVITLLAVTGLTHKQSYKDIFAITVIKTLAVFVIITLYTLTGLV; this is encoded by the coding sequence ATGGATTTAATTATTATTTTATTTTCGTTAAGCCTTTTGATGTTCATGGCTTACAGGGGCTTCTCGGTCATCCTGTTCGCACCGATCGCTGCCCTATTGGCTGTTGTGCTCATCGAACCAGCCAATGTGCTTCCATTCTTCTCCGGTGTCTTCATGGAAAAGATGGTCGGCTTTATTAAAAACTATTTTGCCGTCTTCTTGCTGGGGGCAATTTTCGGTAAAGTAGTTGAAATGTCCGGTATCGCTGAATCGATTGCAAAGACTATCGTCAGCTGGCTCGGAGCAAAACGTGCAATTTTAACTATCGTTTTATTAGGTGCAATCTTGACTTACAGCGGAGTCAGCCTATTTGTAGCTGTATTTGCCATTTATCCATTTGCTGCACAAATCTTCAAACAGGCTGATATTCCGAAACGATTGATTCCTGGTACTATCGCACTCGGTGCATTTACATTCACAATGGATGCATTTCCGGGTACACCGCAAATCCAAAACGTTATTCCAACGACCTTCTTCGGTACTGACATTTATGCAGCACCAACCCTTGGTATTATTGGTGGGCTTGTTGTCCTTGCTTCTGGCCTATTCTATCTCGAATGGAGAAGGAAAACAGCTCAGGCTGCCGGTGAAGGCTACTTTGGTTTTGGAAAAGAAAATGCTGCTGCGGCAGAAGCAGCTAAGAAGGAAGAACCTGTTGCTGAGATGAATCTTGAGCAATCCCGCTCAAGACAAATCCTTGCGTTCGTTCCACTTATTCTGGTTGCTGTAGCAAACAAAGTGTTCATTACGTACATTCCTAAATGGTATCCGAACGGTTTTGATTTTTCCGCAATCGGCCTTGATGCATACAAGGTTGATGTTGCAGCCACTATGTCCATCTGGTCCATCATGATGGCACTTAGTATTGGTATCATTGCCAGCCTTGCTTATAACTTCAAAAAGGTTAAGTTCGGATTTAAGGAAGGCCTGAATGCTGCAATCGCCGGTTCATTGCTGGCTGTTATGAACACTGGTGCTGAGTATGGCTTCGGCGGTGTTATTGCGATTCTTCCTGGCTTCGCACAGATCAGTGATGCAATTGGTTCGACATTTACTAACCCACTTGTAAATGGTGCAGTAACTACTACTGTTCTTGCGGGTGTGACAGGTTCTGCATCCGGCGGTATGAGTATTGCACTTGGTGCGATGGCTGATACCTATAATGCTGCGATAGCTGCTGCAAACATCAGCCCTGAAGTTATGCACCGTGTAGTTGCGATGGCGTCCGGCGGTATGGATACATTACCGCACAACGGTGCTGTCATCACGTTGCTCGCTGTTACTGGCTTGACACATAAACAGTCCTACAAGGATATTTTTGCTATCACAGTTATCAAGACATTGGCAGTATTTGTCATCATTACACTTTACACATTGACTGGACTAGTTTAA
- a CDS encoding acetyl-CoA C-acetyltransferase: MRDVVIVSAVRTAIGTFGGTLSNTPATELGAIVIKEALNRAGIPGDQVDEVIMGNVLQAGLGQGPARQAALKAGLPIEVSSMAINKLCGSGLKAVHLGTQAIQTGAAEIVVAGGMENMSLAPYLLPKGRTGYRMGDGKVIDSMIADGLQCAMNNYHMGITAENLAEKYSLTREEQDEFAAWSQQKAEAAINEGRFKDEIVAVEIPQRKGDPIRFETDEFPRAGVTAEGLSKLKPAFKKDGTVTAANASGINDGAAALVLMSREKAEELGITPMAIIRGNGTAGVDPSIMGIGPVPATKKALQFAGLSMNDIDLIEANEAFAAQALSVGRELEFSNEKLNVNGGAIALGHPIGASGARVLVTLLHEMKRRNSRYGLATLCIGGGQGIATVVEMEN, from the coding sequence ATGCGTGATGTAGTAATAGTAAGTGCTGTGAGGACAGCAATTGGCACTTTTGGCGGAACACTCAGTAATACACCAGCAACGGAACTTGGAGCAATTGTAATAAAAGAAGCTCTAAACCGGGCTGGAATTCCTGGCGACCAGGTTGATGAAGTGATCATGGGCAACGTACTCCAGGCAGGGCTTGGGCAAGGGCCCGCTCGCCAGGCAGCTCTAAAAGCCGGCCTTCCTATCGAAGTCTCATCAATGGCAATCAACAAATTGTGTGGTTCAGGACTTAAGGCTGTTCATTTGGGAACCCAGGCAATCCAAACTGGAGCAGCTGAAATCGTTGTCGCTGGAGGCATGGAGAATATGAGCCTTGCCCCTTATCTGCTTCCAAAAGGACGTACTGGATACAGAATGGGTGATGGCAAAGTAATCGACAGCATGATTGCTGATGGCCTGCAATGTGCAATGAACAACTACCATATGGGTATTACAGCCGAGAACCTTGCTGAAAAGTACAGTTTGACCAGGGAAGAACAGGATGAGTTTGCCGCATGGAGCCAGCAGAAGGCGGAAGCCGCAATTAATGAGGGCAGATTTAAGGATGAAATCGTTGCTGTTGAAATCCCGCAGCGTAAAGGTGATCCAATCCGTTTTGAAACAGATGAATTCCCTCGTGCAGGCGTAACAGCTGAAGGGCTCTCGAAGTTAAAGCCTGCATTCAAGAAAGATGGGACAGTGACAGCAGCAAATGCATCCGGAATCAATGATGGAGCCGCTGCTCTAGTCTTGATGAGCAGGGAGAAAGCTGAAGAACTAGGCATCACTCCAATGGCTATTATCAGGGGCAATGGGACAGCTGGTGTAGACCCTTCCATCATGGGAATCGGACCAGTTCCTGCTACAAAAAAAGCTCTACAGTTTGCTGGTTTGAGCATGAATGATATTGACCTAATTGAAGCAAATGAAGCTTTTGCGGCCCAGGCTCTGAGCGTAGGCAGGGAACTCGAATTTTCTAACGAAAAGCTGAATGTAAATGGTGGAGCAATTGCCCTAGGCCATCCAATTGGGGCTAGTGGTGCACGCGTTCTTGTTACTCTTTTGCATGAAATGAAACGCAGAAACTCTCGTTATGGGTTGGCAACATTGTGCATTGGCGGAGGACAGGGTATTGCAACTGTTGTAGAAATGGAAAATTAA
- a CDS encoding 3-oxoacid CoA-transferase subunit B — MSTTQQTNPKQVIAARVAKEMQNGDVVNLGIGLPTMVPNYLPEDVNVILQSENGYVGLGPLDGDIDPDLVNAGGQPSGILPGGAFFDSLFSFELIRGGHVDVTVLGGLEVDEKGNLANWMVPGKMVPGMGGAMDLVTGAKKVIVAMEHVAKNGSPKILKECRLPLTGVGVVDLIVTELAVFRVTDSGLILEELQNGATLEMVEEKTEASYMVSPDLAK, encoded by the coding sequence ATGTCAACAACTCAACAAACTAATCCAAAACAAGTAATCGCCGCCCGTGTGGCAAAGGAAATGCAAAATGGCGACGTCGTAAACCTTGGGATCGGACTTCCGACTATGGTGCCAAATTATTTGCCAGAAGATGTGAACGTAATCCTTCAATCGGAAAATGGTTATGTAGGACTTGGACCGCTTGATGGCGACATCGATCCTGATCTTGTAAATGCCGGTGGCCAGCCTTCAGGAATTCTTCCGGGGGGAGCATTCTTTGACAGCTTATTCTCATTTGAATTAATCCGCGGCGGACACGTGGATGTTACAGTCCTTGGCGGCCTTGAAGTTGATGAGAAGGGGAACCTTGCTAACTGGATGGTTCCTGGAAAAATGGTTCCTGGAATGGGCGGAGCAATGGACCTAGTAACAGGTGCTAAAAAAGTCATTGTTGCTATGGAGCATGTTGCGAAAAATGGCTCTCCAAAAATCTTGAAGGAATGCCGCCTGCCACTGACAGGCGTGGGTGTTGTTGACCTGATTGTCACAGAGCTAGCTGTATTCAGGGTAACAGATTCCGGCCTTATTCTTGAGGAGCTTCAAAATGGGGCAACTCTGGAAATGGTAGAAGAAAAAACAGAGGCTTCATACATGGTGAGCCCGGACCTTGCAAAATAA
- the atoD gene encoding acetate CoA-transferase subunit alpha produces the protein MVSKVITKQEAAQFFRDGVTVMAGGFMGVGTPQDLVDVMLEKEVKDITLIANDTAFIETGVGPLISNRQVKKVIASHIGTNPETGRQMIAGEMEVELVPQGTLAERVRAGGSGLGGVLTPTGVGTVVEEGKEKITVDGREYLLEKPLRADVAILRAHKADKAGNLVYKRSARNFNPLMALAADVVIVQVDKILEVGEIDPDEVMTPGILVDKILVAGGKK, from the coding sequence ATAGTGAGCAAGGTAATTACAAAACAAGAAGCCGCCCAGTTTTTCCGCGATGGAGTAACTGTAATGGCAGGTGGATTTATGGGTGTGGGGACACCACAGGATCTTGTGGACGTCATGCTTGAAAAAGAAGTTAAAGACATCACTCTGATCGCTAATGATACCGCTTTTATTGAAACTGGAGTCGGCCCGCTAATCTCCAACCGCCAAGTTAAAAAAGTAATTGCTTCCCATATTGGTACAAATCCTGAAACAGGAAGGCAAATGATTGCTGGCGAGATGGAAGTTGAGCTCGTTCCCCAGGGTACACTGGCAGAGCGTGTGCGTGCTGGCGGTTCAGGCCTTGGCGGTGTCCTAACTCCAACAGGTGTTGGTACTGTTGTAGAGGAAGGCAAAGAGAAAATTACAGTAGACGGCCGTGAATACCTGCTGGAAAAGCCTCTGCGCGCTGATGTTGCCATACTGCGGGCGCATAAGGCTGATAAGGCTGGAAATCTGGTCTATAAACGTTCTGCACGTAACTTTAACCCGCTGATGGCACTTGCCGCGGATGTAGTAATCGTTCAGGTGGATAAGATTCTTGAGGTTGGAGAAATCGATCCAGATGAAGTTATGACCCCTGGAATTCTCGTTGATAAAATTTTGGTAGCGGGAGGTAAGAAATAA
- the ilvE gene encoding branched-chain-amino-acid transaminase: protein MSSQYIFLDGKFVKKEEAVISVYDHGFLYGDGVFEGIRVYNGNIFRLDAHIKRLYESAHSIRLEIPYTIEEFKNIIVETVRKNQLSSAYIRPVVSRGMGNLGLDPNSCSNPKVIVIAEPLALYPQELYERGLKIGSVATRRNRPDVLSPQIKSLNYLNNILVKLEANQAGLDEALMLNDQGYVTEGSADNIFIIKNGVIFTPPVYLGALEGITRNAIIELARDSGYEVREQPFTRHDVYIADEVFLTGTAVEVIAVIDVDTRKIGDGKPGPITNHLLKEFRKLVTEDGVKCYPDVKPEAIVG, encoded by the coding sequence TTGTCCAGCCAGTATATCTTCTTAGATGGAAAATTTGTTAAAAAGGAAGAAGCAGTCATTTCCGTGTACGACCATGGCTTCCTTTACGGAGACGGAGTCTTTGAAGGAATCCGCGTTTATAATGGGAACATCTTTAGATTGGATGCCCATATTAAAAGGCTGTATGAATCGGCTCACTCCATTAGGCTTGAGATTCCCTACACCATTGAAGAATTTAAGAACATCATTGTAGAAACAGTTCGTAAAAACCAATTATCCAGCGCATATATTAGACCGGTTGTTTCAAGAGGAATGGGAAACCTTGGATTGGATCCTAATTCCTGCTCCAATCCGAAGGTCATCGTCATAGCTGAACCACTCGCTCTCTACCCGCAGGAATTGTACGAACGGGGCCTGAAAATTGGTTCAGTTGCAACGAGAAGAAATCGGCCGGATGTATTAAGCCCTCAGATTAAATCGCTTAACTACTTAAACAATATCCTTGTTAAGCTCGAGGCAAACCAGGCCGGTTTAGATGAAGCACTTATGTTAAATGACCAGGGTTATGTCACAGAGGGCTCGGCCGATAATATTTTCATAATCAAAAATGGCGTCATCTTCACTCCTCCAGTCTATCTTGGAGCTTTGGAAGGGATTACCCGCAATGCAATAATCGAGCTTGCAAGAGACTCTGGCTACGAGGTCAGAGAGCAGCCATTTACAAGACATGATGTATATATTGCCGATGAAGTGTTCCTTACTGGTACTGCAGTTGAAGTGATTGCAGTTATCGATGTTGACACAAGGAAAATTGGCGACGGGAAACCAGGACCGATAACAAATCATCTATTAAAAGAATTCAGGAAATTGGTTACCGAGGACGGCGTGAAATGCTATCCGGATGTGAAACCAGAAGCAATCGTTGGGTAA
- the ilvD gene encoding dihydroxy-acid dehydratase — protein sequence MRSDMIKKGIDRAPHRSLLYATGVKTSDLEKPFIGVCNSYIDIIPGHKHLNVFAEVVKEAIREAGGIPFEFNTIGVDDGIAMGHIGMRYSLPSREIIADSAETVINAHWFDGVFYIPNCDKITPGMLMAAARTNVPSVFVSGGPMEAGVSSTGKPLSLVSVFEGVGAYHKGTMSQQELLDIETNACPTCGSCSGMFTANSMNCLMEMLGMTVPDNGTIVATSDQRHQLIRQAAKHLIDMVQNDVRPRDIMTKETFDNAFALDMAMGGSTNTVLHTLAIAHEAGIDYDLHEINRIAEKVPYLSKISPASDYSMEDVHHAGGVSAIIHELCQIDGLIYKDQLTITGKTIYENVKDAKITNDKVIRRKENPYSPVGGLSILFGNLAPDGGVIKVGAVDPSIKTFLGEAIVFESQEDAQAGIDSGKVTSGQVVVIRYEGPKGGPGMPEMLAPTSAIAGRGLEKEVALITDGRFSGASRGISVGHISPEAAEGGPIAFVENGDLIMIDLNARTIDLLVDEEVLSERRKNWVKPEPKIKTGYLAKYAKLVTSASTGGIMKF from the coding sequence ATGCGAAGCGATATGATCAAAAAGGGAATTGACAGGGCTCCTCACCGAAGCCTTCTATATGCAACAGGAGTAAAAACTAGCGACCTTGAAAAGCCCTTTATCGGAGTATGTAATTCATACATCGATATCATCCCCGGCCACAAGCATTTGAATGTTTTTGCCGAGGTTGTAAAAGAGGCAATCCGCGAAGCAGGCGGGATTCCATTCGAATTTAATACGATTGGTGTGGATGATGGTATAGCAATGGGTCATATTGGTATGCGCTACTCTCTCCCAAGCCGTGAAATAATTGCCGATAGCGCCGAAACAGTCATTAATGCCCATTGGTTTGACGGTGTTTTCTATATCCCGAATTGCGACAAAATTACACCCGGAATGCTGATGGCCGCTGCAAGGACCAACGTCCCTTCTGTTTTTGTATCAGGCGGGCCGATGGAAGCTGGCGTCTCCTCGACCGGGAAGCCTCTCTCGCTTGTCTCAGTATTTGAAGGTGTAGGTGCCTATCATAAAGGAACTATGTCCCAGCAAGAATTGTTGGATATCGAAACAAACGCATGTCCAACTTGCGGCTCATGCTCCGGGATGTTTACAGCAAACTCCATGAATTGCCTAATGGAAATGCTTGGAATGACCGTTCCGGATAATGGAACAATTGTTGCTACTTCAGATCAGCGTCATCAGCTTATCAGACAGGCAGCAAAGCATTTAATCGATATGGTTCAAAACGATGTTCGTCCGCGTGACATCATGACTAAAGAAACATTTGATAATGCCTTTGCACTCGATATGGCAATGGGCGGCTCTACAAACACTGTATTACATACATTAGCGATTGCCCATGAGGCCGGAATTGACTATGATCTCCATGAAATCAACCGTATTGCGGAAAAGGTTCCATACCTTTCAAAAATCAGTCCCGCTTCCGATTATTCGATGGAAGACGTTCATCATGCTGGCGGTGTTAGTGCTATTATTCACGAACTATGCCAGATTGACGGATTGATTTACAAAGACCAGCTAACGATTACTGGAAAAACGATTTACGAAAATGTTAAGGATGCAAAAATCACAAACGACAAGGTAATCAGAAGGAAAGAAAATCCTTATAGTCCGGTAGGTGGATTGTCCATCCTGTTTGGTAACCTGGCTCCTGACGGCGGCGTTATTAAAGTGGGTGCTGTCGATCCATCAATCAAAACATTCCTTGGCGAAGCAATTGTATTTGAATCACAGGAAGATGCACAAGCCGGGATTGACAGCGGCAAAGTAACTTCGGGCCAGGTTGTGGTTATCCGGTATGAGGGGCCTAAGGGCGGGCCGGGAATGCCCGAGATGCTCGCACCAACCTCGGCGATTGCCGGGCGCGGCCTTGAAAAAGAAGTAGCTCTCATTACCGACGGACGATTTTCCGGAGCTAGCCGCGGAATCTCTGTAGGGCATATCTCCCCTGAAGCAGCCGAGGGCGGACCAATCGCATTCGTTGAAAATGGCGACTTGATTATGATCGATTTGAACGCACGTACAATTGACCTGTTAGTCGATGAGGAAGTGTTAAGCGAGCGCCGCAAAAACTGGGTGAAACCCGAACCAAAAATCAAAACGGGTTACCTGGCCAAATACGCCAAGCTCGTCA